ATCATTCTCAGGAGTGCGGCAGCGCGAGGAGGACGTTCGCAAGGCGATAAACTGTTTTTCCGCGAATTGGTACGGACCGTGTTTGGCGGCTGTGGGTTATGTATCCATGTGGGTGTGGAAGGTGACGTGGATTCCCTATGAAAAGCCATTTCTGTGGCTATACTTAATATTGTCGGCGATGGTTGTTTTCGGTATCGGTATCTTTACGACGCGGATTGTCTCGGCATGGTATTACACCCGAGAGCTGCTGAGATTGATGTATTGGCATCCGAGCCGAGACGGCTATCGGAAGTTCCGCGAGCGTTTGCCCGCGGGCAAGAACGCGCGAGTTAATATATTCCGTCTGGCGCCCACCGGAACTCCGTTGCAATTTGGGCTCGAACAGGCTCGAACCATAGGAAGTGAATTCGATGATGTGAATCTGGAAGCCGCGATCGCCGTGGCCGATTCACTCGTTGCCGGTGCGAGGAATTTTGAGTCGGAGAACGACTGGAGGTCAGAGACCTGGGCTCGGGCATCGACGGAAGTGGTGATGGCGTGGATTTCCAACCTCATTGTAGCGAGATTTGAGCCCGCCTGGAGGGAGACGGCAGCACGCCCCAGCCAACCCGAAAAAAATCTACTTGATCGAGCGAATGTGTACATCGCTAGTCGGGTAGTCGATCTGCTCCGCCAGATCATGCCGCAGTTCGAGATTTTGACATTTGGCATCGCGGCCGCGTTTCTGTTGGTACTGCTGAGCCTCAGCAGCTACCCATTACCGGCGGAAGATCTGCTTCTGACGTATGCCTGGGTTGCCGGCGGTGCCGCAGTTTCCATTGTGATCTGGTTTTTCGTTTCGGTTAATCGTGACCGCGTGATCAGTCTGATTTGCGGTACTACACCTGGGGGAATCGATTTCACGTCGACCTTTATCTTCCAGGTCACGATCTACGCAGCGCTTCCGATCCTATTTCTGCTGGGCGTTTCGTTTCCTCAGCAGCTCTCGGCGATCTTCGCCTGGACGTCGGGAATATTCCAGCACAAGTGATTTGCAAGCGGCTCTGGCGACTAGCCTTGTTCAAAATGCATCCGCGGTGGCGCCGGCGACCAGGTGGATGCGCTATTCGTGGTCGCGATGAATCGCGTTCCGCTAGTTCACATGGATCGTTGAGGTGTACTTACTTAGGTCCGCGGCTTATAAGAGCGTCGCGGAATTGCATGGAGGGACAGCGACCCAGTTTATTGTTCTTATGCATAGCCGCGATACTCGGCGGGACGTTCGCGGTCTCGCCGGGACGCGCGGCGTCGACCTCTGCTAACCCGGCAGCGGCCATTTCAGCGACTCGCGCTCAGGCGGCGTCCTCCGCGCCGGAGCATTCTGGGCTGGCTGAGGTCAACGAATATCTTTGTGGCGGCGATGCACCGGGATGCGCGGCGTATCAGGATGCCCGGGCCGGCAATTATTCGATCAATACGCTGGTCGCAATTGTTCCCGATCCGGTTGAGTCGGGGCTGCGCAGCGATTTCGATAACTCGATCGATTCGATTCAGCGCGCGGCCGGTATGGCGGGCTTTCTGCCCGATCGTTTTGATTTGCCTTGGGTTCCGTCTGCGACGAGCGATTCATCCGAGAGCCGCGTTAAGACTGGCCTTGGCGATGACGACAGCAATTCGGGCGGTGGCATCAAGCGGAATCCGGAGCGCGAGCCGGGTCTCATGCTGTTTCGCGACAAGAGCGGCCGCTCGCTGCTGCTGCTTTTCCTGATCGGCGAGACTCCCACCGCGGGGATTCATAAAACCGCGATGAGCCTCACGGCAGCGCAGATGTGCGCGCTCCGCGAGGAGTTTCCGCCGCGGCCGGATGGCGGCGGATTCAACTCGGGTTCCGTCAAAATCATGGGGCCGACGTATTCGGGCTCAGCCGAATCGCTTCAGCTTGCGATCACCGACGCGAGCGCCGTACTCAAGGCCTGCGGTCTCGATCGGATCGATATCGTTTCGGGCAGCGCGAGCGCCGTCAAGGCGCAAGACTTCACGAGCATACCGGGAGTCTCATTTCACGCCACGACGTTGCCAAGTGAATCCGAAATCAACACCCTGATGAACGCGTTCGAGGCCCGGCCCGGCGAATTTGCCTTGCTGAGCGAGGAGGGCACGAGCTTCGGCGAGGGATTGCGGCAGCGCAAGGAGGCGAGCTCGAAACCGCATCACGGGATGACCTACCTTGGCTTTCCGATCCATGTCGCGGAGCTCGAAAACGCCGCCGCCCAGGAGCAGCAGGCCGAGGCCGCGAGCGCGAGTATTCCGGGGATCGGTCATCAGGATCTGCTGCTCGTGAGTCCCGCGGAAAGCCGCCGCGACGTGGTGCCGCTTTACTCGAGCTCGACCCCCGCCGTGATCGATCTGATCCTCCAGGAGCTGTTGATCGCGCTTAAGGAGCCGCAAGTCCATTACGTCGTGATCGCGGCCACGGACGTGCAGGATTCGATCTACCTCGCGCAGCAGGTGCGCGCCGCGAATCCCAACGCGAAGATAATCGCCCTTAACTCGCATCTCCTGTATCTGCACAGCGAGTTCAACCCGACGTTGCGCGGGATGCTAGTCGCGTCGCCCTATCCGCTGTTCATCGAAGATCAGTTCTGGCACCCGGCCGCAGGTACCACGCGCCGCCCCATCCAATTTCCGTCCGATGAGGCCGAGGGCATCTACAACGCAACCCTGGCCCAGCTCGGCGCCGCCGCGGCGATGGTGGATTACGGATTGCCGGGGCGCTCGAACAAGCCGCCGCTCTGGATAAGCGTTGTCGGGCGCAACGGAATGTGGCCGATCGCGGCGGTCGATGTCGCCGATACGCAGGGCTACACCATCGAGGGTCCGCCGGCGCAGGATTTGGGTGCGCAACATGCGTTTATCACGCCCTGGACGATCCTGATATTTGCGGTGATTGTCGGCGGAGTCGGCTTCGCGATCCTGATGGCGAGCCTCGCGCTTATCTGGCCTGATCGATTGCCGGCTGGAATCGTCCAGTATGCCGGCGGCGCGGTGCTGCCCGAGCATCGCAGCGACCGCCGCGTCTACCAGCTCGAGGCGGCCGGGATCGCACTCGCATTGCTCGCCACGTTTGCGATCTACCTCCTCTTGCAAGGCAGCTGGCCCGGCACTTATCCCGCGACGTCGGTGGGCAACGACGCGGCGATTTGGCAGATGCGGGTCTTTCGCGCGACGCATCTTGGCAACGGCGTGTCGCCGCTGATGCCGGTGTTGCTGGCCTCGATCGCGGCGCTAATTCTGCTCGGCGCTGCAATTCGGCGGCGGGTCCTGATGGACACGCACCAGCTTCTGACGCCGTACCTGGGTTTTCAGACCGATTCGTTTGAGGGCGTCGAAGCTCTCGAGCAGCGCGTGCGGATTGCATTGGAGCGACCGCTGACGCGCTCGCTCGTTTGGTGGATCGTTGCCGGCGCCACGGCCGCCTTCTACGTCCTGGTCCTGCGCTCGTGGCAATACGAGCCGCTCGATGGAGGCTTCCTCGAATGGATGTATTTATCGCTGTCGTTGGTCGCCTACCTGTGTATCGTGCGCGCGATCTTCCGGCTCGTTGCGCTGTGGCTCGCGACGCGGCGCCTGCTGCATCGCATGTACTGGCATCCGAGCCGTGAGGGCTACGCCAGGCTGTACAGCGATATGCCGGGCGAGAAGGCGTCAACTATCGATCTGCTCTCGGCAACCGCGACGATGGTGCCGCTCGAGGCTGGACTCCACTACGCGCGCGCGATCGAAAAGTATCCGTGTGATGAGCATGCGGCCGGCGCCGTCGCATCGCGGCTGCGCGAGAGCCGTGCGCGGCTCGGCGACGCGATTTCTGACACGGAGCGCGGTGTTCGCAAGACGCTTGAAGCCAACGCGCAGGGCGAGTGGCGCGAGGAGATAAGGAAGCGGCGCGACGCCGAGCACGAGGCGGGTGCGATGAGCCGCGCGGTCGCTTATATCTGCGAGCCCGGATGGCGCGAGATCGATCCGGGCGCCGACGCGGCATGGGACAAGGAGCAGGAGCTGGTCGCCCTTGGGGAGGCATATGTCGCGACTCGGGTCGTCGATTTGCTGCGCGCCGTGATCCCGCATCTGAGGACGCTTGCGATCTCGTCCACGCTGGCGGTGCTGCTGATGCTGATGGCGGCGAGCTCGTATCCGTTCCCCTACGGCGACGACTTGTTGTGGTTTGGCTGGGCGCTCGTGATCGCCGGCGCTGGCTCGACGACCTGGATGTTCCTGTCGATGAACCGGGAGCGGGTTCTCAGCCTGATCTCAGGAACGACGCCGGGAGCGCTCAACTGGAACTCGACGCTGGTGCTGCAAATCGCGACTCATGCCCTGATACCGATCATGGTGCTGCTCGGGGCGGCATTCCCGGAGCGGCTGTCGCGGATCGCTGGATGGCTCGGCGGAATCCTCGGCGGAGGGCATGGCTAGCGCTCGGAACGGCGCGTCGGGGGGCAAATAATGCAAGAAATACACCCCTTATCGCGCCATGCTTGACAGTCTGGTATGCTGCGGATAGCTTTCTCCCTTTACCGTCGTTTGCCGATGTAGCTCAAAGGTAGAGCAACTGACTTGTAATCAGTAGGTTGCGAGTTCAATTCTCGCCATCGGCTTTCATCGGCAATGATACGGCTCGAGATTGGCCTGGTTCACGGAGAGGTACCCGAGTGGCCAAAGGGAGCAGACTGTAAATCTGCCGGCGATAGCCTACGGAGGTTCGAATCCTCCCCTCTCCACCAATTTGGCGATGGTTGACCGGCGAGGTGAGCGGGAATAGCTCAGTTGGTAGAGCGCGAGCCTTCCAAGCTCGGGGTCGCGGGTTCGAGTCCCGTTTCCCGCTCCAAACCAAGCCGGCTGAGACGCGAGAATGGCTCGACGAAAAACGATGCCCATGTAGCTCAGTCGGTAGAGCACTTCCTTGGTAAGGAAGAGGTCACGGGTTCGAATCCCGTCGTGGGCTTTGAAGCTTTCGTGTCGCGACGAGCGGCGCGCTACAATGATCAGGTAAGACGATGCGAGATTTAATCGGGTTGGCGTGCGACGGCTGCAAACGCCGCAACTACACCACCAGCAAAAACAAGAAGAAGCAGACGGACAAGTTTGCAATCAAAAAGTTTTGTCCGAGCTGCCGGACCCATACGGTTCACAAGGAAAGCAAGATTTAGGGCACGGATGGCCGCCTGCGGAGGGCCAGTAGCTCTAATTGGCAGAGCATCGGACTCCAAATCCGAGGGTTGCAGGTTCGAATCCTGCCTGACCCGCCACAAGTGGCCTAACCCTTGCTTTGAGAGCGAAAAATGGATAGCCTAAAGAGTTACCTCAATCAGGGCATCAGCTTTTTGAAGGAAGCGTGGATCGAGCTTTCGAAGGTCCACTACCCGTCGCCCAAGGAGACCATGCAGGCCACGGTCGTCGTGGTCGGACTGACGTTCGTAATGGCTCTGTGGCTCGGCCTGATTGATTACGTTGCCGTGCGCGCGGTCCGCCAGCTTTTAGGCTAGGACCGGCGAACGGCTGAAAGCATTTTTGAGAGCGACGCTCTAATTAGAATGGACGAAGCGGCAATCCAAACGAACGCGCCCGCCAATAAGAAGTGGTACGTGGTGCACACGTACTCGGGCTACGAGCATAAGGCCAAGGCCGCGCTCGAGGAGCGGGTGCGCTCGCTGCACATGGAAGAGAAGATCGGCGAGGTCCTGGTGCCGGTCGAACGCGTGCAGGAGCTCGGCAAGGGCGGCCAGCGCAAGATTTCCAATCGCAAGTTCTTCCCGGGCTATATCTTCGTCAACATGCAGCTCGACGAGGAAACCTGGCACGTTATCAAGAACACGCCCAAGATCACCGGCTTCGTCGGGCATTCGACCAACCCGCCCGAAGTGCCGGAATCCGAGGTCCGCGAGATCACGCAGCAGATGGAGGAGGGCGCGCTGCGCCCCAAGCCCAAGGTGCTGTTCGAGGTTGGCGAATCGGTCAAGGTAGTCGACGGTCCGTTCCAGGATTTCAACGGAACGGTCGAAGAAGTGAAGCCCGAAAAGGGCAAGGTGCGGGTACTGATCTCAATTTTCGGCCGCGCGACGCCGGTCGAACTCGATTTTGTGCAGGTAGAGAAAGCCTAGACGCGATAGCTCTAAGGCCGCTTGTGCGCCGCACTTCGGGCGCGGCAGGCGGCGTTTAGCCTCGCGAGCAGGAAACGGAAAGCAAGTGGCGAAAAAGGTAGTCGGTTCAATCAAGCTTCAAATCCCGGGCGGAGCGGCTAATCCCTCTCCTCCGGTCGGGCCCGCGCTCGGCCAGCGCGGCGTCAATATCATGGAGTTCTGCAAGGCGTTCAACGCCCAGACTCAAGCGATGCAGGGTCTGGTGATCCCGGTGATCGTCACGGTCTATGCCGACCGATCGTTCACTTTCATCACCAAGAGCCCGCCCGCGTCGGTCTTGCTTCTGAAAGCGGCCGGGCTCGACAAGGGCTCGCCGACGCCGAACAAGAACAAGGTCGGCAAAGTCTCGCGCAGCCAGGTCGAGGAAATCGCCAAGACCAAGATCAAGGACCTGACGGCCGCCGATCTCGCAGCTGCAGTGAAGACCGTCTCGGGCACGGCGCGCTCGATGGGTATCGACGTAATCGACTAGGGGAACCGCCAACATGGCAGGCAAGAAATACAGCGAAGCGGCCAAGAAGATCGATCGCGACAAGCATTACGGCCTCGAAGAAGCGATCCAGATCGTGGCCGACAATAAGGTCGCGAAGTTCGACGAGACCATCGAGATCGCGGTGCGCCTCGGTGTCGATCCACGTCAGGCTGATCAGAACGTCCGCGGCACCGTCGTGTTGCCTCACGGCACCGGCAGCGTGGCGCGCGTGCTCGTGGTCGCCAAGGGCGAGAAGGAGCGCGAAGCCAAAGAGGCGGGCGCTGACTTTGTCGGCGGCGACGAGATCATCAAAAAGATCCAGGAAGAGAACTGGCTCGACTTCGATCGCGTGATCGCGACGCCTGACATGATGGCGCAGGTCGGCCGTATCGGTAAGATTCTGGGCCCTCGCGGCCTGATGCCGAATCCCAAGGTCGGCACCGTTACCTTCGACGTGGCCAAGGCGGTCGGCGAGATCAAAGCCGGTAAGGTCGACTATCGCGTCGACAAGGCCGGCGTCGTTCATGCGCGAATCGGCAAGATGAGCTTCGGTACCGAGAAGCTCGGTGACAACGCGCGCGCGATCCTGACGGCGATCATTCGCTCGAAGCCCGCGAGCGCCAAGGGCAACTACATCAAGAGCGTCGCGCTGTCCTCGACGATGGGCCCCGGGGTCCGCATCGAGCCGGCTTCGGCGAACAAGGTCGTCGCGGCAGCGGCTTGATCGGCGGTAAAGGCAGATGAAGAAGCAGGACAAGACGGCACTGGTCGAGAAGCTCAACGATAGTTTCGGCCGCGCCAGTATCGCACTCATTTCGGAGTATCGCGGGATGACCGCGGGTGAATCGACCGAGATCCGCCGGCGCTTTCGCGCGGTGCGCGGCGAGATGCGCGTGGCGAAGAACACTCTGGTGCGGCGTGCGATCAAGGGCACGGCTTACGAGGGGCTCGACACCAATCTCGGCGGCCAGGTTGGGATTATCGTCAGCTATGACGATCCCGTCGAGCTCGCCAAGACCTTCAGCAACCTGCGCGAGTTCGGCGACAAGCTGAAACTGCGCGGCGGCGTGCTGGGCGGCAAAGCGATCACGGTCGAAGAAGTGCAGGCGCTGGCGACGATGCCGCCGCGTGAGGTGATCCTGGCGCAGTTGCTCGGGCTGTTGCAGGCTCCGGCGACACACCTGGTCAGGCTGCTCAACGAGCCCGGCACGGCACTCGCGCGGCTCATCGACGCGATTGGCAAGAAGAACGGCGGCGGCGAGGCGCCGGCTGCAGCGCAAGCTGCTGCGGAACCTGCGGCGGAGACGCCCGCATCGTAAGAGATGGATTTTGATTCGCGCGGCGGGTGTCGGAGCGCTCGCGGCCGCGGATGGATTGAATACGTTTTCGTCAATACTCATGGGGCGCTCCCACATCGTCCCGGGTGACTGAGGAGAGAAGGTAAATGTCAGAAGCACAGCTTAGCCGCGATCAGGTTAAGGATTACTTGAAGAACCTGAGCCTGCTCGATGCGGCGGCTCTGGTAAAAGAACTCGAAGAGGAACTCGGCGTATCCGCCGCGGCTCCCATGGCCGTCGCGGCGGCACCCGCAGGGGGTGCAGCGGCTCCAGCGGCCGCGGCTGAGCAGACCGAATTTACGGTCGTGCTCACCGGTTCGGGCGACAAGAAGATCCAGGTCATCAAGGTCGTCCGCGAAATCACGGGTCTTGGTCTCAAAGAGGCCAAGGATCTCGTCGATGGCGCGCCGAAGCCGGTCAAGGAAGGAATCGCCAAGGCCGAGGCCGAGGATATCAAGAAGAAGATTGAAGAAGCGGGCGGCAGTGTGGAGCTGAAGTAGGAGTCTTTTTGGCGTACGACTACCCTGACGAAGATCGCGGGCACGCTTGGATGTTGCGCGGTCTTCAGATGGAAAAATTTTTAGGATGCCGCGGGTGCGGGGGATATCCCTGCGCCCACGGCTTTTACCGCTCGATGGCCGGGCAGCATCCGTTGCTACGCCATAGCGAGGTTTTGTAATGGCTCAGACGCAGGTTACGAGCAATCTTCGTGTCCGCCGCAGTTTCGGCAAGATCAAGAAGATCATCGAGATCCCGAATCTTATCGAGATTCAGAAGCGCTCGTACGACGAGTTTCTGCAGGCCGGCGTATCCGCCGAAGATCGGCAGGACACGGGTCTGCAGGCAGTCTTCAAGTCGGTTTTCCCGATTAAAGATTTCAACGAGACCGCCTCGCTCGAATTCGTCGCCTACGATCTCGGCCAGCCCAAGTACGACGTCGAAGAATGCCATCAGCGCGGCATGACTTACGCCGCGCCGATCAAGGTGAAGATCCAGCTCGTTATCTGGGACGTTGAAGGCGGCCGCCGCCAGATCAAGAACGTCAAGGAGCAGGAAGTCTACTTCGGCGAGATCCCGCTCATGACCGGCAACGGCACCTTCATGGTGAACGGCACCGAGCGCGTCATCGTCTCGCAGCTCCATCGCTCGCCCGGAGTGTTCTTCGAGCACGACAAGGGCCGCACCCATTCCACGGGCAAGCTGCTCTACTCGGCCCGCGTCATTCCATACCGCGGAAGCTGGATCGATTTCGAATTCGATCCGCGCGACGTGCTCTACGTCCGTATCGATCGCCGCCGCAAGTTTCCGGCGACGGTGCTGCTGCGCGCGCTCGGGATGACGACCGAAGATCTTCTCAACTATTACTACAAGAAGGACGTTATCCTTCTCGACAAGCAGCAGTACGCCAAGCAGTTTATCCCCGAACAGCTTCTGGGCGCGCGCGTTTCGCGCGATGTGAAAGATCCCAAGAGCGGCGACGTGCTGGCGCGTGAAGGCCGCAAGTTCAACAAGGCCATCGTCCGCGCGCTCGAAGCGGCCAAGGTCAATGAAGTTCCGGTGGCGCTCGACGAAGTGGTAGGCCGCGTGTCGGCTCACGATATCGTCGATTCAAACACCGGCGAGGTGCTGGTCGCCGTCAACGACGAGCTGACCGAGGAGACCCTCGAGAAGCTCAAGACCGCCGGCGTCAAGAAAGTCGAAGTCCTGTTCACCGAGGACCTGCCCGGTGGCGGACCGCTGCGGCTGACGCTCGCGCAGGATAAGCTCGGCACGCCTGAAGAGGCGATGCTCGAAATCTATCGTCGGTTGCGTCCGGGCGATCCGCCCACGATGGACACGGCGACCACGTTCTTCAACAACCTGTTCTTCAATCCGGAGCGCTATGACCTGTCGCGCGTCGGACGCCTGAAGCTGAATCACAAGCTCAAGGTTGACGTTCCGCTCGAGCAGGGCACGCTGCGTCGCGAGGATATCCTCGAAGTCGTGCGCTACCTGATGGATCTCAAGAATGGTATCGGCCAGGTCGACGATATCGACCATCTCGGGAATCGCCGCGTGCGTGCGGTCGGCGAGCTGGTCGAGAACCAGTTCCGTATCGGCCTCGTGCGCATGGAGCGCGCGATCAAAGAGCGGATGAGCCTGCAGGACATCGAAACCCTGATGCCGCAGGAGCTGGTCAACTACAAGCCAGCCTCTGCCGTTATCAAGGAATTTTTCGGCTCGTCGCAGCTCTCGCAGTTCATGGACCAGACCAATCCGCTGTCGGAGATCGCGCACAAGCGGCGTCTCTCCGCACTCGGACCTGGAGGTCTTACGCGCGAGCGCGCGGGATTCGAAGTCCGCGACGTTCATCCGACGCATTACGGCCGGGTATGCCCGATTGAAACGCCCGAGGGTCCGAATATCGGACTAATCGCGGCGCTCTCGACGTATGCGCGAGTCAACGATTTCGGCTTTATCGAGACGCCATATCGCGAAGTCGAAAACAGCCGCGTCACCGATCGAATCCTCTACCTCTCCGCGCTGGACGAGGAAGACAAGGTCATCGCGCAGGCCAACGCTCCGATCGATGCGCACGGGCGCTTCCAGACCGAGCAAGTGTCGGCGCGAATCGGCGGCGAGTTCACGATGGCGCGCGCCGAGGATGTCCAATACATGGACGTGTCGCCCAACCAGCTCGTGTCGGTTGCGGCGTCACTTATCCCGTTCCTCGAAAACGACGACGCCAACCGCGCGCTCATGGGATCGAACATGCAGCGCCAGGCGGTTCCGCTGCTCAAGACCGACGCACCCCTGGTCGGCACCGGCCTCGAAGGCACCGTCGGCCGCGACTCGGGCGTCACTGTGGTCGCGCGGCGCGACGGTACGGTTGAGAGCGTCGATGCGGAGCGAATCGTCGTGCGCGCCGACAAGCAGAGCAAGGATTTGCGCGATGCGGGCGTTGATATCTACAACCTCATCAAGTATCAGCGCTCTAACCAGAACACCTGCATCAACCAGCGCCCGATCGTCGTCAAAGGCGAGCGCGTGAAGGCGGGCGACGTGCTGGCCGACGGTCCTTCGACCGACATGGGCGAGCTCGCGCTCGGCCGCAACGTGCTGGTCGCGTTCATGCCGTGGGGCGGTTACAACTTCGAAGACTCGATCCTGATTTCCGAGCGCGTCGTCAAGGAAGACCTCTTCACTTCGGTCCATATCGAGGAGTTCGAATGTATCGCGCGCGACACCAAGCTCGGGCCTGAAGAAATCACGCGCGATATTCCGAACGTCGGCGAAGAAGCGCTCAAGGATCTCGACACCAGCGGTATCATCCGAATCGGCGCCGAGGTTCGACCGGGCGATATCCTGGTCGGCAAGATCACGCCCAAAGGCGAGACGCAGCTCAGCCCCGAAGAAAAGCTGTTGCGTGCGATCTTCGGCGAGAAAGCGGGCGAAGTCCGCGACACCAGTCTGCGTGTGCCGCCGGGCGTCGAAGGCACCGTGATCGATGCGCGCGTGTTCTCGCGCCGCGGCGTCGCCAAGGATGAGCGCACGCAGGAAATCGAAGTGCTCGAGGCCGAGCGCTTGAAGCAGGACGAGGGCGAGGAAATCCGCATCATCCGCCAGGAAACGCTGCGCAAGCTGAAGCGGATCCTGGGCGGCAAGAAGCTCGCCGCGCGTATCATGTCTGATGACCCGAGCGATCGGCATCAGCTGTTCGCCAAGGGCGATCCGATCAGCGCGGAAGATATCGAAAACCTGACGCCCACGATGTGGAGTCTCGTCCGCGTCGAGAACGAAACCTCGCAGGCCGAAGCGCAGCAAGCGATCACTGCGATGACCTCCAACGTCGAGGCCGTGCAGAGCTACTACGGCCAGAAGGTCGAGCGCCTGAAGGCGGGCGACGAGCTCGCACCGGGCGTTATCAAGATGATCAAGGTGTTTGTCGCTATCAAGCGCCGCCTCCAGGTTGGCGACAAGATGGCGGGGCGGCATGGCAACAAGGGCGTGCTCTCACGAATCCTGCCCGAGGAAGATATGCCGTGTCTGGCCGACGGAACGCCGGTCGA
This sequence is a window from Candidatus Binataceae bacterium. Protein-coding genes within it:
- the rpmG gene encoding 50S ribosomal protein L33, with translation MRDLIGLACDGCKRRNYTTSKNKKKQTDKFAIKKFCPSCRTHTVHKESKI
- the secE gene encoding preprotein translocase subunit SecE — its product is MDSLKSYLNQGISFLKEAWIELSKVHYPSPKETMQATVVVVGLTFVMALWLGLIDYVAVRAVRQLLG
- the nusG gene encoding transcription termination/antitermination protein NusG; translated protein: MDEAAIQTNAPANKKWYVVHTYSGYEHKAKAALEERVRSLHMEEKIGEVLVPVERVQELGKGGQRKISNRKFFPGYIFVNMQLDEETWHVIKNTPKITGFVGHSTNPPEVPESEVREITQQMEEGALRPKPKVLFEVGESVKVVDGPFQDFNGTVEEVKPEKGKVRVLISIFGRATPVELDFVQVEKA
- the rplK gene encoding 50S ribosomal protein L11, which produces MAKKVVGSIKLQIPGGAANPSPPVGPALGQRGVNIMEFCKAFNAQTQAMQGLVIPVIVTVYADRSFTFITKSPPASVLLLKAAGLDKGSPTPNKNKVGKVSRSQVEEIAKTKIKDLTAADLAAAVKTVSGTARSMGIDVID
- the rplA gene encoding 50S ribosomal protein L1 gives rise to the protein MAGKKYSEAAKKIDRDKHYGLEEAIQIVADNKVAKFDETIEIAVRLGVDPRQADQNVRGTVVLPHGTGSVARVLVVAKGEKEREAKEAGADFVGGDEIIKKIQEENWLDFDRVIATPDMMAQVGRIGKILGPRGLMPNPKVGTVTFDVAKAVGEIKAGKVDYRVDKAGVVHARIGKMSFGTEKLGDNARAILTAIIRSKPASAKGNYIKSVALSSTMGPGVRIEPASANKVVAAAA
- the rplJ gene encoding 50S ribosomal protein L10: MKKQDKTALVEKLNDSFGRASIALISEYRGMTAGESTEIRRRFRAVRGEMRVAKNTLVRRAIKGTAYEGLDTNLGGQVGIIVSYDDPVELAKTFSNLREFGDKLKLRGGVLGGKAITVEEVQALATMPPREVILAQLLGLLQAPATHLVRLLNEPGTALARLIDAIGKKNGGGEAPAAAQAAAEPAAETPAS
- the rplL gene encoding 50S ribosomal protein L7/L12; this encodes MSEAQLSRDQVKDYLKNLSLLDAAALVKELEEELGVSAAAPMAVAAAPAGGAAAPAAAAEQTEFTVVLTGSGDKKIQVIKVVREITGLGLKEAKDLVDGAPKPVKEGIAKAEAEDIKKKIEEAGGSVELK
- the rpoB gene encoding DNA-directed RNA polymerase subunit beta — its product is MAQTQVTSNLRVRRSFGKIKKIIEIPNLIEIQKRSYDEFLQAGVSAEDRQDTGLQAVFKSVFPIKDFNETASLEFVAYDLGQPKYDVEECHQRGMTYAAPIKVKIQLVIWDVEGGRRQIKNVKEQEVYFGEIPLMTGNGTFMVNGTERVIVSQLHRSPGVFFEHDKGRTHSTGKLLYSARVIPYRGSWIDFEFDPRDVLYVRIDRRRKFPATVLLRALGMTTEDLLNYYYKKDVILLDKQQYAKQFIPEQLLGARVSRDVKDPKSGDVLAREGRKFNKAIVRALEAAKVNEVPVALDEVVGRVSAHDIVDSNTGEVLVAVNDELTEETLEKLKTAGVKKVEVLFTEDLPGGGPLRLTLAQDKLGTPEEAMLEIYRRLRPGDPPTMDTATTFFNNLFFNPERYDLSRVGRLKLNHKLKVDVPLEQGTLRREDILEVVRYLMDLKNGIGQVDDIDHLGNRRVRAVGELVENQFRIGLVRMERAIKERMSLQDIETLMPQELVNYKPASAVIKEFFGSSQLSQFMDQTNPLSEIAHKRRLSALGPGGLTRERAGFEVRDVHPTHYGRVCPIETPEGPNIGLIAALSTYARVNDFGFIETPYREVENSRVTDRILYLSALDEEDKVIAQANAPIDAHGRFQTEQVSARIGGEFTMARAEDVQYMDVSPNQLVSVAASLIPFLENDDANRALMGSNMQRQAVPLLKTDAPLVGTGLEGTVGRDSGVTVVARRDGTVESVDAERIVVRADKQSKDLRDAGVDIYNLIKYQRSNQNTCINQRPIVVKGERVKAGDVLADGPSTDMGELALGRNVLVAFMPWGGYNFEDSILISERVVKEDLFTSVHIEEFECIARDTKLGPEEITRDIPNVGEEALKDLDTSGIIRIGAEVRPGDILVGKITPKGETQLSPEEKLLRAIFGEKAGEVRDTSLRVPPGVEGTVIDARVFSRRGVAKDERTQEIEVLEAERLKQDEGEEIRIIRQETLRKLKRILGGKKLAARIMSDDPSDRHQLFAKGDPISAEDIENLTPTMWSLVRVENETSQAEAQQAITAMTSNVEAVQSYYGQKVERLKAGDELAPGVIKMIKVFVAIKRRLQVGDKMAGRHGNKGVLSRILPEEDMPCLADGTPVDIVLNPLGVPSRMNVGQILETHLGWAARELGRIIERDLKAGVTVTQMKKRLKEVYPDKESHEFIDDLPDPDVFKLAGKALAGVHTASPVFDGAREEEIFQLLKRAELPESGQATLYDGRTGLSFEQPVTVGVMYMMKLHHLVEDKIHARSTGPYSLVTQQPLGGKAQFGGQRLGEMEVWALEAYGAAYTLQEMLTVKSDDVAGRTRMYEAIVKGENTLEPGLPESFNVMVKELQSLCLNMELLEQPQRA